From the Haemophilus parainfluenzae genome, the window AAATGCAAGACCGAGTAAACTTATCCACTCACCTTGCGATAAATTCAGTACTGTCAGCCAATCATCCGAGCTTTCCACGCATAGAGCACTAATAAACAACAATAAAAAACCAAAAATGGAAGATAATGTGGTTGCGGTAAGCGAATCAATGCCTGCGAGTACTTTTCTCGCCAATAAGGTATAAACGACCCAACAAATTAGCGCTCCAATTAATAATATTTGCCCAAAGCCAAAGGAATCCATCATCTGTAAAAAATTTCCTTTTGTGAGAGCTAATAACGACCCACTCATAGCAATAATCATTCCGAGTATTACCCAGCGATTCCATTTTTCTTTAAATAAAAAAATTGCCAAAAGTGTAGTAAACACTGGGTTTGTTGCCACAATAACGGCGGCTTGTCCCGCAGGAAGATATTTCAGACCCCAGATAAAAAATGTGGAATAGGCAAAAACACCAAAGAAAGCAGTGACAAACAAACCTATCCACTGATTCGTTCTTAGTTGTTTCGCATATTTGAAGCGATTTGCCGCATATAACCAAATCATGAGCGGAATAATCGCTAACAAAAATCGTAAACTTGAAGCCACAAACGTCGGCATAGCTTGGGCAACCACTCGCCCCCAAGGCCAAGAAGCGCCCCATAAAATGGCCATTCCGATTAATTGTAAGTGTATGCGTAGAGGGTTCATTTTGCTAATAATGCCTCTAATTTTTCTAATGCTATTTCTGGTGTAATATCAATTAAACTTTGATGATACCCTTCCGAACTATCTGTACTTTTACGCACCTTAATTAAATCGCCTTCAATTAAACGAATAATCACGGCTTTATCAGATAATGGTGGCGTATAAGTTGGGCTCGTTGGGCCATAAAGTGCAACTAATGGGCGGTCTGTCGCGGCGGCAATATGCATTAAGCCGCTGTCATTGCTCACCACTGCTGTGCAGTTAGCGATTAAATCCACGGCTTGATTCAAGTTAGTTTGTCCTGCCAAATTCAAACAGAATGGTTGTAATTCAACTGGCAAGGCATTACGAATTTGCTCCCCTGCTTCCACATCTTTTGGTGAACCAAATAATTCTACCGCATAGCCTTTTTCAATCAGCATTTCGGCCAATTTGGCATAATGATAATGCGGCCAACGTTTAGCTGGACCAAATTCTGCCCCTGGACAAAAACCAATAATCGGACGTTCGCCTAAAAGTGCGGTCTGTTTTTCAAAGTTTTTTAAGGTTTCTGCTTGTTGAGTGGAATCAACGGTTAAATAAGGTTTTAGAACAGGAATATCAGCTGCTTTCGGTACTGCATTTTGCTCAAAAGCTAACGCGACATAACGCTGCACCATCATCGGGTAATCACGTTTGTTATTGCGTAAATCGTTAAGCAAGAAATAACGGCTCTCCCCTTTCCAACCACGACGCACAGCAATTTTTGCAAAAGCGGGAATGAAAGCAGACTTCAAGGAGTTTGGTAACACAATCGCCATATCATATTGATTGCGTAATGCCTTACCTAAACGATAACGTTCACACAAGGCAAACTTGCCGTGTCCGAGCGGCATTTCAATGGCATGGCGCACTTCTGGCATACGGGCTAAAAGCGGTTTGCACCAATTCGGTGCCATCACATCAATTTGGCAATGGGGATATTGCAGTTTGAGTTGTTGATACAAACTGTGCGACATCATCATATCGCCGACCCAAGACGGGCCGATAATTAAAATATTCATGCTTGACCTTATAACAAAAGTGCGGCTAAAAATAAGATTAATTTTAACCGCACTTTATTCATTTTCTAGTATTGAACAACATTATTTGTTCAATATTTTTATTTATTTAACCACGCCATATACTCAGCCACACCTTCCGCTACGGTTTTAAATGGTTTGTCGTAGCCGGTTGCACGAAGTTTCTCAAGATTAGCTTGAGTATATTCTTGATAGCGAGATTTCAAATGCTCTGGGAATGGAATGGTTTCCACTGCGCCTTTGCCGTGGAATTTAATTACAGCTTTTGCTACCTCTGCAAAAGACTCTGCATTGCCGGTACCACAGTTGAAGATACCCGAAATGCCATTTTGCCAGCACCAAATGTTGACTTGCGCCACATCACCTACATAAACGAAATCACGGCGGAAGTGTTCACTGCCTGCAAATAATTTTGGATTTTCGCCTTTCAGGATTTGGTTATTTAAGTGGAATGCCACACTCGCCATTGAGCCTTTGTGTCCTTCACGCGGACCATAAACGTTAAAATAACGGAAACCACATACCGGTGATTGCGCTTCAGGTAAAATCGCACGCACATATTGGTCGAATAAGAATTTAGAATAACCGTACACATTTAATGGGCCTTCAAATTCACGCTCTTCACGGAATTCAGTTTTGTCGCCATAAGTTGCCGCACTTGATGCATACAAGAACGGAATTTGACGATCTAAGCAGTAATGCAATAACTCTTTTGAATATTCGTAGTTATTATGCATAATGTATTTGCCGTCCCATTCAGTGGTCGCTGAGCAAGCCCCTTCATGGAATACCGCATCGATATCACCTAAATCATCGCCTGCAATAATGGATGCAATGAAGTCTTCTTTATCGCAGTAATCTGCGATATCAAGATCCACTAAGTTAATGAATTTAGTCCCATCTTTTAAGTTATCCACCACTAAAATATCTTTGCGTCCCATATCGTTTAATGCTTTAACGATATTACTGCCGATAAAACCGGCGCCACCTGTTACGATAATCATAATTCTGTCCTCTTTAAAATAAGTCTGTGTATTGTAATAGATTTTGTACCGCTTAGCCAAAAAACTCTGTGAAAAACAACCGCACTTTTAAGCCCCAGTAACTCGTCCAGCCCGTTGTGGCCAAATCCATTTTTCCTTTATTTAAAATAATAATTGTTGGTGTCACATTCACCTGCCATTGATCCGCAATCTTGCCTTGAGGATCATTCACCGTCGTAAACTGATAGTGATGCGTTTGTAAATAATCCTCCACGTCCTTATTTGTCCCCGAACGCAGTGCGATAGAGACGACAGGATAGCCTTCTTCTGAAAGTGAATTAATTGCTGGTGAAGTATAACGACAATAACCACACCAACTTCCCCAGAAATAAATGATTGTCGGCTTAGTTTGATCTAATTGAGGCAAAAAGAAGGCATCCCCCTGTAAATCATAAAGTGCCGTCGCATTGATTTCAGGTGGAATATTGGGTTTACGAATAAAATCGAGAATACTGCTTACGACAATCAACATCAGTAGTAGCGAAATCGCATTTTTTAATAATGTTTTAAGTTTCACAATAAAATTTCATGATCTAGGATAAATGGATTGTAATCGATCAGAAAAGTGCGGTCAAAATTGCAGAGATTTTGTTATAAATACATTATCTAAACTTGGCATCACATAAAAAATGCTCCTATTATAAAAATAGGAGCATTATTTAATAACTATAAATTTTCAATTCCTGTAGTTACACTAAATGCTTTTGTTTCTTTAGGTTTTAGCATAATTAAACTTCCTGCTTTTTTAGCTGCTAAAAAACCTTCTGGCCTACAAGTTGCTGGTAATACAAATGCACCTACTTGTTGATCCTCATTAAACAAAATCCATCGTGTTGCATAATTAAAGTCTTTAGATGAGAATTTTGTTATATAACTATGCCCACTAGGTGATTTCATTTTATATTCTAAATTCTCTTGATATTTACTGAGATTATCCATAAAGAATACTATTTCAGGATCATACATCACATCATTATCTAATTTATCAAGATGGTATTCCCCTTTTTTAATTTTATCATTAAACTCAAGCCACTTTTCTGTTGGGCTAACGTGAGCTGGTATAGTTTCTCTCAAAACAATAGCCTCATCAGGAATATTCTGAGTTAACTCCGCTCCATGCTCATAACAATAATTCATGTGGCACATGTATTGCAATGGCATATCAACACTAGATAAATTAGTTACACTCATTTGAATATCAAATAAAGTACTATTTGAATAAAGTGTTACAGCTGGTCTTGCTGAATAATGATTTCCAAACCCTTTCACATATTCAACTTCTCCCGTAAGGGTTATTGAATTATTATCAATGATTAACCAGGCATTATTAATAATTGAACAGGGCATCTCTCCATGTAAAACATGATCATCTTCAGGGCTTGGACAGCCATTTCTGATTAACCCCGAATGAAAAGCAAAACATCCGTAAGTATCAACAATACTATTACCAAATTTCGGCTCAGAAAACATATTCTTCATTTTTAATGAATGTTTACCAAATTCAGCATCCCAAATAATTTGACCATAAAAAGGCAATACAATAATAAATCCTTTTTTATTACAAATTTTTATTGCTTCAATTCCTGACTCATACTTAAAGCCAAACACTGTAAAATCATTATTACTAAGCAATACTTTTTCATCTCTAGAAAATAACTCTTTGAATAAAAATAACTTCGTTTCCATTATTCCTCTCCTTTTTCTAATTTCATTTTATCCCAGAAGTAATATCCAACATAGATAAAGCAAAGCGTTGGTACAACAAAGGCCAATTGTAAAGATCCTAAAGTATCAGAAACATATCCATGAATAGCAGGGACAACCGCAGCTCCAATAATTGACATTACTACAACAGCTCCGGCTACTTCCCGATGTTCTTGTTTAACAGTTCCTAATACAGATGTATAAATTGTAGCCCAACATGGTCCAAACAATACACTTGCAAAAATTGCAGCATAAACAGCTGAAAAGTCATGAACAAAAGAAGTATAAGAGAGAGTAAATACACCAAGAATAGAATACACAAACAATACTGCATCTGATTTAAACTTAGTCATTAAAAAATTTGCTACAAATTTTCCGATGAAAAAACCAATAAAACTATATATCATGAAATTTGAAGCATCCCTCTCATTAATATTACTTAAATTTAAAGCTAAACGTATTGTAAACGACCATACTGCAACCTGCATGCCCACATATAAAAATTGAGCAATAATTCCTTTCTTAAATTGTTTATTCTTTGATAAATATTTCAATGTATCAATGAATTTCACATTAGTAGCTAAAACTTCATTTTCAGCTTTGCATCTAGGGAATTTTGTCAATAAGAACAACAAAGTAACAGCAATTAATACAAAAATAAGATATTTATAAGGTTGTAATGTATGCTCAAGCAATGATAATTTAAATTCATGAGCTTGATCTGGGGACATCGTAAGCAATTGTTCTTTCAAGCTAGCACCTTCTTGGAAGATTAAATATTTACCCAGTAAAATGCCAGAAATAGCACCAATCGGATAAAATGTTTGACTAATATTCAGTCTTAATGTCGCATAATCTCGATGGCCGAGCATAGAACTATAAGTATTTGCTGATGTTTCAAGGAAACTTAAACCGATAGCAATAGAAAATATAGCAGCTAAAAACATAGTATAAGTAGCCATGTGAGAAGCTGGATAAAACATTGAACAGCCTATAATATACAAGGTTAAACCAATCAAAATAGCAACTTTATAACTTGTTTTCTTTATTACTAGAGAAGCTGGAATTGCAATTAAGAAATATCCACCATAAAAGGCACTTTGAACTAATGCACTTGCAAAGTCACTTAATGTAAATACACTCTTAAATTGAGTAATAAGAATATCGTTTAAGCTCGCGGCAGCCCCCCACAATGGGAATAGGCAAGATAATAATATGAACTGAAATATAGGTGTTCGATTCAAATATCCATCAGGCATTTGCTGTATTCCTTTCATAACATACTCCTTATAATTTACCCAAAAAACACTCAAATTCTTTTTTATCTGGATATGATATTTGAGTTCCTTGACCAGTCACACTATAAGCTGAAAATGCAGAGGCCATGTTCAAAGATGCTAAAATATCATGCGTTTTAACAAGATAGTGTGCAAAACATCCTATAAATGCATCTCCAGCTCCACTAGTATCAATAGCATTAACCTTATGAGGAGCAATATGATGAATTACATTTCCATCTAGCCATATCGCACCTTTTTCCCCCAAAGTAACAACAAGATTTTTCAATCCTTTTGAAATCAATGAATTAGCTGCTATCAGAATCTCATCAATATTAGAAACTGGTAACCCTGTAAGAATTTCTAATTCAGTCTCATTAGGCATAAAAAAATCACACTTACACACATAATTAATATCTAAATTTGGATCAGCAGGAGCTGGATTTAATATTACAGGTATATTATTTTTAACTGCAAAATCAATTGAGTAATAAACAACAGATAATGGAACTTCTAATTGCAAAATAATAAGCTTACATTTTTTAAGTTCATTTTCTGCGTCATCTATATCTTTTGTTGATAAGTGACTATTTGCACCTTTAATAATAAGAATGCTATTTTGGGATGACTTATCTACAAATATCGGTGCGACACCACTGGAAACACCTTTTGCTACTGTTACATAATCAGTATTTATAGCATTCAGATGAAAGTTTTTTAGTGTGTTCTCAGCGAACAAGTCATCTCCAACTTTTGTTAACATCATCACATCCGATCCTAACTTAGCAGCAGCTACTGCTTGATTAGCACCTTTACCTCCACATCCTATCTTGAAGCTAGGAGCTTCGATTGTCTCACCCAACTTAGGCATCCGATCTATATATGTAATCAGATCAACCATATTTGAACCAATAACTGCAATATCCATACGACCTCCATTTCAATTGTTAATAAAGTAACATTTTATTTAAACCACAGTATAATCCCCAAAAAATGTTAAAAAAGTGACAAAGATCACAGTTCTAGAAAAAATTTTTATGATATTATTAGAAGCAATAAAACTATAACCACATATCACCATGGACAGAAAAAACAATTCAAGAATAAAAAGCTTAGAATTTATACTCAGAACAATGAGCTCTATAAAATTAAGAGATGCCGCCAATATACTAAGTGTATCTGAAATGACTTTAAGAAGAGATTTAAGTACTGAAGGATGCCCTTTAATTCTACTAGGTGGTCACATAGTCAAAGCCCCTCAAAACCATCATGAGGCTAACTATCTGATTTTTGAACAAGAAAATAAGAATTTAAAGGAGAAAATGACTATAGGTAAAGCGGCAGCAGAACTTGTTGAAAATGGGGATGTTATTTTTTTTGATTGTGGTTCAACAATCCCTTTTATTGCATCACAAATAAAATCAGATATAAAATTCACTGCACTTTGTTGTTCTCTAAATACAT encodes:
- a CDS encoding DMT family transporter; the protein is MNPLRIHLQLIGMAILWGASWPWGRVVAQAMPTFVASSLRFLLAIIPLMIWLYAANRFKYAKQLRTNQWIGLFVTAFFGVFAYSTFFIWGLKYLPAGQAAVIVATNPVFTTLLAIFLFKEKWNRWVILGMIIAMSGSLLALTKGNFLQMMDSFGFGQILLIGALICWVVYTLLARKVLAGIDSLTATTLSSIFGFLLLFISALCVESSDDWLTVLNLSQGEWISLLGLAFGATVLAYAWYFDGVKYLGAGNASAYIILVPILGILFSAVWLNEQVDSSLIIGGILAVSGLGIMHWGRRLIK
- the waaF gene encoding lipopolysaccharide heptosyltransferase II, which produces MNILIIGPSWVGDMMMSHSLYQQLKLQYPHCQIDVMAPNWCKPLLARMPEVRHAIEMPLGHGKFALCERYRLGKALRNQYDMAIVLPNSLKSAFIPAFAKIAVRRGWKGESRYFLLNDLRNNKRDYPMMVQRYVALAFEQNAVPKAADIPVLKPYLTVDSTQQAETLKNFEKQTALLGERPIIGFCPGAEFGPAKRWPHYHYAKLAEMLIEKGYAVELFGSPKDVEAGEQIRNALPVELQPFCLNLAGQTNLNQAVDLIANCTAVVSNDSGLMHIAAATDRPLVALYGPTSPTYTPPLSDKAVIIRLIEGDLIKVRKSTDSSEGYHQSLIDITPEIALEKLEALLAK
- the rfaD gene encoding ADP-glyceromanno-heptose 6-epimerase, which translates into the protein MIIVTGGAGFIGSNIVKALNDMGRKDILVVDNLKDGTKFINLVDLDIADYCDKEDFIASIIAGDDLGDIDAVFHEGACSATTEWDGKYIMHNNYEYSKELLHYCLDRQIPFLYASSAATYGDKTEFREEREFEGPLNVYGYSKFLFDQYVRAILPEAQSPVCGFRYFNVYGPREGHKGSMASVAFHLNNQILKGENPKLFAGSEHFRRDFVYVGDVAQVNIWCWQNGISGIFNCGTGNAESFAEVAKAVIKFHGKGAVETIPFPEHLKSRYQEYTQANLEKLRATGYDKPFKTVAEGVAEYMAWLNK
- a CDS encoding protein disulfide oxidoreductase — translated: MKLKTLLKNAISLLLMLIVVSSILDFIRKPNIPPEINATALYDLQGDAFFLPQLDQTKPTIIYFWGSWCGYCRYTSPAINSLSEEGYPVVSIALRSGTNKDVEDYLQTHHYQFTTVNDPQGKIADQWQVNVTPTIIILNKGKMDLATTGWTSYWGLKVRLFFTEFFG
- a CDS encoding aldose 1-epimerase family protein, whose translation is METKLFLFKELFSRDEKVLLSNNDFTVFGFKYESGIEAIKICNKKGFIIVLPFYGQIIWDAEFGKHSLKMKNMFSEPKFGNSIVDTYGCFAFHSGLIRNGCPSPEDDHVLHGEMPCSIINNAWLIIDNNSITLTGEVEYVKGFGNHYSARPAVTLYSNSTLFDIQMSVTNLSSVDMPLQYMCHMNYCYEHGAELTQNIPDEAIVLRETIPAHVSPTEKWLEFNDKIKKGEYHLDKLDNDVMYDPEIVFFMDNLSKYQENLEYKMKSPSGHSYITKFSSKDFNYATRWILFNEDQQVGAFVLPATCRPEGFLAAKKAGSLIMLKPKETKAFSVTTGIENL
- the fucP gene encoding L-fucose:H+ symporter permease; translated protein: MKGIQQMPDGYLNRTPIFQFILLSCLFPLWGAAASLNDILITQFKSVFTLSDFASALVQSAFYGGYFLIAIPASLVIKKTSYKVAILIGLTLYIIGCSMFYPASHMATYTMFLAAIFSIAIGLSFLETSANTYSSMLGHRDYATLRLNISQTFYPIGAISGILLGKYLIFQEGASLKEQLLTMSPDQAHEFKLSLLEHTLQPYKYLIFVLIAVTLLFLLTKFPRCKAENEVLATNVKFIDTLKYLSKNKQFKKGIIAQFLYVGMQVAVWSFTIRLALNLSNINERDASNFMIYSFIGFFIGKFVANFLMTKFKSDAVLFVYSILGVFTLSYTSFVHDFSAVYAAIFASVLFGPCWATIYTSVLGTVKQEHREVAGAVVVMSIIGAAVVPAIHGYVSDTLGSLQLAFVVPTLCFIYVGYYFWDKMKLEKGEE
- the rbsK gene encoding ribokinase yields the protein MDIAVIGSNMVDLITYIDRMPKLGETIEAPSFKIGCGGKGANQAVAAAKLGSDVMMLTKVGDDLFAENTLKNFHLNAINTDYVTVAKGVSSGVAPIFVDKSSQNSILIIKGANSHLSTKDIDDAENELKKCKLIILQLEVPLSVVYYSIDFAVKNNIPVILNPAPADPNLDINYVCKCDFFMPNETELEILTGLPVSNIDEILIAANSLISKGLKNLVVTLGEKGAIWLDGNVIHHIAPHKVNAIDTSGAGDAFIGCFAHYLVKTHDILASLNMASAFSAYSVTGQGTQISYPDKKEFECFLGKL
- the deoR gene encoding DNA-binding transcriptional repressor DeoR, which codes for MDRKNNSRIKSLEFILRTMSSIKLRDAANILSVSEMTLRRDLSTEGCPLILLGGHIVKAPQNHHEANYLIFEQENKNLKEKMTIGKAAAELVENGDVIFFDCGSTIPFIASQIKSDIKFTALCCSLNTFTILQEKSNCEVILAGGSYSSHNSFFTPINNSEIESILTTKAFISAAGVSDEYGVSCFDYNEAKVKKMAMKKSKKNILVFDHMKIGLVRKAYINDLNQFDLLICDQELPKNFIMKNNHQ